A stretch of the Psychroserpens sp. Hel_I_66 genome encodes the following:
- a CDS encoding T9SS type B sorting domain-containing protein encodes MKNLSNCIKFIIIYLTFFSSENVFAQLGFCEGNSGDPIFTETFGTGTTDSPLPAGTTTYNYANGGEPNDGLYTVSSNTNYFDWFSVQDHTPDDTNGRMLVVNSASASGEFYRTTINGLCENTSYEFSSWILNLTPANGFCGAGAIPVNVRFEIWDNTDTNLLASGNTGNINSTNTPIWDQYALVFQTIVGQTSVILKMINNGSGGCGNDLAIDDIVFKSCGDFIMVTNDTNDSSITLCSSQTPYSTVLTANPDNTVFSNHFYQWQESTDEINWTDIPGETADNLTITANSTMYYRAKVAEFESNLNNLDCLTFSNTFNLIINQAPNPPTIECWETATFNDASCSWEVTGIQPTEPTGLECWETTNFNTTSCSWEITGTQPIEPTGLECWETATFNDTSCSWEVTGIQPTEPTGLECWETTNFNTTTCSWEITGVQPIQPTGLECWETSTFNDTSCSWEVTGNQPAQPTGLECWETTNFNTTSCSWEITGTQPVQPTGLECWETATFNDTSCLWEVTGNQPAQPTGLECWETTNFNSANCSWEITGTQPVQPTGLECWETATFNDTSCSWEVSGEQPEEPLNLECYQTATFNNESCSWEISGEQIIEIIEEFRIICEDEDVVLQADTTIFDASYLWDSGETTAFITVNSPGTYSVLSSDGCAIVEKTIIVEQSVIPMLGTIQSDGSNIIVFTSNNTGNFLYSLDGVNYQTSNIFFNINGGNYSVYIKSADCDFVLISSHLHFYIPKFITPNDDGVNDSFSLGNLEFYNSSEVYIFDRFGKLLFSAKNSSVNWTGRYNDKPLPTSDYWYLIMIEGQEFRGHFTLKR; translated from the coding sequence GTGAAAAACCTCTCCAATTGTATTAAATTTATCATAATATATTTGACATTTTTTTCTTCGGAAAATGTGTTTGCCCAATTAGGTTTTTGTGAGGGAAATTCAGGTGATCCAATTTTTACAGAGACCTTTGGTACAGGCACTACAGATTCTCCTTTACCAGCAGGAACGACAACCTACAATTATGCAAATGGAGGTGAACCTAATGATGGGCTTTACACCGTTAGCAGTAATACAAATTATTTTGATTGGTTTAGTGTACAGGACCATACTCCCGATGATACCAACGGAAGAATGCTTGTCGTAAATTCCGCATCAGCATCTGGAGAATTTTATAGAACAACTATTAATGGATTATGCGAAAACACCTCTTATGAGTTTTCATCTTGGATTTTAAACCTCACGCCTGCTAATGGGTTTTGTGGTGCTGGAGCAATACCTGTTAACGTAAGATTTGAAATTTGGGACAATACAGATACTAATTTATTGGCCTCAGGAAATACCGGAAATATTAATAGTACAAATACACCAATTTGGGATCAATATGCATTGGTTTTTCAAACAATAGTTGGCCAAACTTCAGTCATTTTGAAAATGATCAATAATGGCTCTGGAGGTTGCGGTAATGATTTAGCAATAGATGATATTGTATTTAAGAGTTGTGGTGATTTTATAATGGTTACTAATGATACCAATGATTCATCTATTACCTTATGTAGTTCTCAAACTCCATATTCAACTGTGTTAACAGCAAATCCCGATAATACTGTTTTTAGTAATCATTTCTATCAATGGCAAGAAAGTACAGATGAGATTAATTGGACAGACATACCAGGTGAAACTGCAGATAATTTAACTATTACTGCAAATTCCACAATGTATTACAGGGCTAAAGTGGCAGAGTTCGAGTCTAATCTTAATAATTTAGATTGTTTAACATTCTCTAATACATTTAACTTAATTATCAATCAAGCGCCTAATCCACCAACGATTGAATGTTGGGAAACTGCAACATTTAATGATGCCAGCTGCTCGTGGGAAGTCACAGGAATTCAACCTACTGAACCTACAGGCTTAGAATGTTGGGAAACCACTAATTTCAATACTACTAGTTGTAGTTGGGAAATTACAGGAACTCAACCAATAGAGCCAACAGGTCTTGAGTGCTGGGAAACTGCAACATTTAATGATACCAGCTGTTCGTGGGAAGTCACAGGAATTCAACCTACTGAACCTACAGGCTTAGAGTGTTGGGAAACCACAAATTTCAATACTACGACCTGTAGTTGGGAAATTACAGGAGTACAACCAATACAGCCAACAGGACTTGAATGTTGGGAAACTTCAACATTTAATGATACCAGCTGCTCGTGGGAAGTTACGGGAAATCAACCAGCACAACCTACAGGCTTAGAATGTTGGGAAACCACTAATTTCAATACTACTAGTTGTAGTTGGGAAATTACAGGAACTCAACCAGTACAGCCAACAGGTCTTGAATGTTGGGAAACCGCAACATTTAATGATACAAGTTGTTTATGGGAAGTTACGGGAAATCAACCAGCACAACCTACAGGCTTAGAATGTTGGGAAACCACAAATTTCAATTCTGCGAACTGTAGTTGGGAAATTACAGGAACTCAACCAGTACAGCCAACAGGTCTTGAGTGTTGGGAAACCGCAACATTTAATGATACAAGTTGTTCATGGGAAGTTTCAGGTGAACAACCTGAAGAACCTTTAAACCTTGAATGTTACCAAACTGCAACATTTAATAATGAGTCTTGTAGTTGGGAAATTTCCGGAGAACAAATAATAGAAATTATTGAGGAATTTCGTATTATCTGTGAAGATGAAGATGTTGTTTTACAGGCAGATACAACTATTTTTGATGCGAGTTATTTATGGGATAGTGGCGAAACCACAGCGTTTATTACTGTGAATTCACCGGGAACTTATAGTGTGTTATCTTCAGATGGTTGCGCTATAGTAGAAAAAACGATTATTGTAGAACAATCGGTAATTCCTATGTTAGGGACCATACAATCAGACGGAAGTAATATCATAGTGTTTACATCTAATAATACCGGTAATTTTTTGTATTCTTTAGATGGTGTGAATTATCAAACTAGTAATATTTTCTTTAATATCAATGGTGGTAATTATAGCGTTTATATCAAGTCGGCAGATTGTGATTTCGTGTTGATTTCGTCACATTTACATTTCTATATTCCAAAATTTATAACCCCAAATGACGATGGTGTAAACGATAGCTTTAGTCTGGGTAATCTTGAGTTTTACAATTCTTCGGAAGTTTATATTTTTGATCGCTTCGGAAAACTGCTCTTTTCAGCAAAAAACAGCTCTGTTAATTGGACGGGTAGATACAATGACAAACCACTACCAACATCTGATTATTGGTATTTGATTATGATTGAAGGCCAAGAATTTAGAGGTCATTTTACGCTCAAACGATAG
- a CDS encoding isoaspartyl peptidase/L-asparaginase family protein, with translation MNSNTVLFALLFSLCLSCGELVPNPDDNVENITRDISEEKEKPKAEFAIIIHGGAGTILKKNMTSEKEAAYKAKLEEAIRVGYEILKNGGSSLDAVQKTINIMEDSPLFNAGKGAVFTNAETNELDASIMDGKTLNAGASAGTTTVRNPINLARIIMDNSPHVMMAGAGAETYAKEQGLTIVDPSYFYTENRFNSLKRIIEKEKTEQDQNNKQAFYDPEIKDSKFGTVGCAALDKNGNLAAGTSTGGMTNKRYGRVGDAPIIGAGTYANNNSCAVSSTGWGEYFIRAMVAHDISALMQYKGLSLKEAAQEVIQKKVPELGGDGGIVAVDKNGNMVAEFNTSGMYRATMNDKGELEIGIYKENED, from the coding sequence ATGAATTCAAATACTGTACTTTTTGCTTTACTATTTTCCCTGTGCTTAAGTTGTGGAGAACTCGTTCCAAATCCAGATGACAATGTAGAGAACATCACACGAGATATTTCCGAAGAAAAAGAAAAACCCAAAGCAGAGTTTGCCATTATAATACATGGTGGTGCAGGTACCATTCTTAAAAAGAATATGACTTCGGAAAAGGAAGCTGCTTATAAAGCCAAATTGGAAGAAGCCATTAGAGTTGGCTATGAGATTTTGAAAAATGGCGGAAGCAGTCTCGATGCAGTTCAAAAAACGATTAACATAATGGAAGATTCGCCTCTTTTCAATGCGGGAAAAGGTGCTGTTTTTACAAATGCTGAAACCAATGAACTCGACGCGTCAATTATGGATGGGAAAACGTTGAATGCAGGCGCTTCCGCAGGAACAACCACCGTGAGAAATCCAATCAATTTAGCGCGTATCATTATGGATAATTCGCCACACGTCATGATGGCTGGTGCTGGAGCGGAAACTTATGCAAAGGAACAAGGACTGACCATCGTAGACCCTTCTTACTTTTATACTGAAAATAGATTTAATTCCCTAAAGCGCATTATAGAAAAAGAAAAAACAGAACAAGATCAAAACAACAAACAAGCCTTTTACGACCCAGAAATTAAAGATTCAAAATTTGGAACCGTGGGTTGTGCTGCGTTAGATAAAAATGGAAATCTGGCTGCAGGAACCTCAACAGGTGGCATGACCAACAAACGTTATGGACGTGTTGGAGATGCACCAATTATTGGTGCTGGAACGTACGCCAATAATAATTCTTGCGCTGTCTCGAGCACAGGTTGGGGAGAATATTTTATTCGTGCCATGGTAGCTCATGACATTTCTGCCTTGATGCAATACAAAGGACTGTCTCTTAAAGAGGCTGCTCAAGAAGTCATCCAGAAAAAAGTGCCAGAACTTGGTGGTGATGGAGGTATTGTTGCGGTTGATAAAAATGGAAACATGGTTGCGGAATTTAATACTTCTGGCATGTATCGTGCTACAATGAATGACAAAGGAGAATTAGAGATTGGGATCTATAAAGAAAATGAAGATTAG
- a CDS encoding alpha-2-macroglobulin family protein, which produces MNLKPLSLILIILTFFFACKKKDEITQETDNLFKYRDYISYTSSGLQSVIEPISINLANDVSDWKEGQEITKDIVTISPHVDGKLVASNTHKLLFIPDEYLEPATEYTVKIKLAEIYKNMPKDYEDYVFKFKTITPNFSINTNALQSYSKNWQYLEAVLKSADVISVTDAKQLIEASQNGKKLNVEFNELNESSKYFEFRIDSINRLVDDSEILIKWNGKSIKADNVGENKIQIPGINNFKIVNVEAYKTPEQFLYINFSDPIKNKQNFDGLVTIQGVQKPKFVVVGNVLKVYPDSKLVGNIQVDVFQGIQNEEGYKLKKPFSEAISFQEIKPMVRLISNGTILPNSNDLKFNFEAVNLGAVDVRVIKIFEDNVLQFLQDNPLNSNDQNEIKRVGRRIAKQTIQLQSAAENSGKWKAYSIDLSKFFKADAGAIYRVEISFSKNYSLYDCEANPSGSLNEDDEYDDYYYEEDYYYEGDYTETSTEDEDLKEEEYWDNRTYRYRNYSYNWRQRDNPCDDAYYDDNKIVSQNLLASNLGVIVKQGADNTYYFAVTDILNTNPEANASIKLFNFQQQEIGSLFTNTEGLATYKGNKYASFAIVTKGKNTSYLRLTDGNSLSLSKFDVSGNKLQRGLKGYIYGERGVWRPGDSLFLTFMLNDKANELPKGHPVKMEVTDPNGKLVYKNITQDHINNFYKFIVPTSSEGKTGNYNAKVSVGGAQFYKALKIETVKPNRLKIKIDFENNILSSKAPLDGTLDVKWLHGAPAKNIEAEVKAKFSSSNTNFEGYKDYVFNDPTRQFNTEELNVFEGNLDEEGKASINTKLDIGKNAPGMLTAQFLVRAFENGGDFSLDAFTKPYSPYDSYVGLKSPEGNYYGSYFTDTNQTFDLATVDKDGKPVKRDNLEIKVYKVEWRWWWNSSYDNLSNYVSSSYHRPVLDQKASTGANGKTTFTLKIPENDKGRYLIRIYDPVSGHATGRTAYFYKNWSGMSTGDDKEAAKMLVFASNKDKYMVGETAKIKFPSGNEGRALVSIENGSDVIDYKWVKTSKGETSIDIPITSEMAPNVFVNISLLQPHAVTSNDLPIRLYGVIPILVEDPKTILEPELRMASVLRPEQDFEIVVSEKNNKAMTYTVAMVEEGLLDLTRFKTPNAWDEFYSREALGVKTWDIFDDVIGAYSGSIDQVFAIGGDGSAAKGKNKKANRFKPVVTYLGPFELKAGQNKTHKIKLPNYIGSVRTMVVAGNNQTEAYGSTDKTVEVKKPLMVLATLPRKLSPGEKVTLPVTVFAMEPNVKNVNLSLKLSDGITVVGNATQQLSFAKPDEQMAYFKLDVSKAKGINTVEVIATGNGEKSTYKVELDVTNPNPITSRYENAKLEANASESLNFSTFGVPGTNTAIVEFSTLPPMDFTKRLEYLIRYPHGCVEQTTSGVFPQLFLTDIFDLKYEKKQEIQSNIENGINRLGNFQRPNGGLSYWIGENTANDWGTSYAGHFMLEAEKKGFVLPLTFKSNWIRYQKQAARDWRPSYRNYNSDLAQAYRLYTLALSGNADLASMNRLREFTEISNEAKWRLAAAYALAGQKEASEELSKRANINFKPQEYNYYTYGSVDRNRAMALETMIITKNPKARDLAEQIAKDLSSNQWMSTQTTAYSLLAMAKLVEANGGKDMNFNYTFNGNTETISTKSTIAQRELAVKDGSNMLTLENNIGNLIYVRVLNSGQLPLGEELVEQRGLGVSVIYQDLNGNRINVDKLQQGQDVVARITVSNKDDNRVHDVALTQIFPSGWEIVNTSFTDYGDTTTSQARYTDIRDDRVNFYFDLGASGQKDGEKVFTVMLNAAYLGNYYLPGTQVEAMYDNDFFVRNKGSWIEVEK; this is translated from the coding sequence ATGAATCTTAAGCCACTCTCACTAATTTTAATTATTCTCACTTTCTTTTTTGCATGTAAAAAAAAGGATGAAATTACCCAAGAAACAGACAACCTCTTTAAATATAGAGATTATATAAGTTATACGTCTTCTGGCTTACAATCGGTAATTGAACCTATAAGTATAAACCTTGCTAATGATGTTAGCGATTGGAAAGAAGGTCAGGAAATCACAAAAGACATTGTAACTATTTCTCCGCACGTTGATGGTAAATTAGTCGCTTCAAATACCCACAAATTATTATTTATACCCGATGAATATCTAGAACCTGCGACCGAATATACGGTGAAGATCAAATTAGCCGAGATTTATAAAAACATGCCTAAAGATTATGAAGATTATGTATTCAAATTTAAGACCATCACTCCAAATTTTAGCATCAATACCAATGCCTTACAATCGTATAGCAAAAACTGGCAGTACTTAGAAGCGGTTTTAAAATCTGCAGATGTTATTTCTGTAACCGATGCTAAACAATTAATTGAAGCGTCCCAAAACGGAAAAAAACTTAATGTAGAGTTTAACGAACTTAATGAATCTTCAAAATATTTTGAATTCAGAATTGATAGCATCAATCGTTTGGTTGACGATTCTGAAATACTTATAAAATGGAATGGCAAGTCCATAAAAGCCGACAACGTAGGTGAGAACAAAATACAAATTCCTGGAATCAATAATTTTAAAATTGTAAACGTTGAGGCCTATAAAACACCTGAGCAGTTTTTATATATCAATTTTTCAGATCCTATAAAAAACAAACAAAATTTTGATGGTTTAGTCACGATTCAAGGTGTACAGAAACCAAAATTTGTTGTGGTTGGCAATGTTTTAAAAGTGTATCCAGACAGTAAATTGGTTGGAAATATTCAAGTTGATGTCTTTCAAGGAATTCAAAATGAAGAAGGCTATAAGTTGAAAAAGCCATTTTCTGAAGCGATATCATTTCAAGAAATAAAACCTATGGTTCGCCTCATTAGTAATGGTACTATTCTACCAAATTCTAATGATTTAAAGTTCAATTTTGAAGCGGTAAACTTAGGTGCTGTAGATGTAAGAGTCATCAAGATTTTTGAGGATAACGTACTCCAGTTTTTACAGGACAATCCATTAAATAGTAATGATCAAAATGAAATTAAACGCGTTGGTCGCAGGATTGCAAAACAAACTATTCAATTACAGTCGGCTGCAGAAAACTCTGGTAAATGGAAAGCTTACAGCATTGATTTATCTAAGTTTTTTAAAGCAGATGCTGGAGCTATTTACAGGGTTGAGATTAGTTTTTCTAAAAACTACTCGCTTTATGATTGTGAGGCAAACCCTAGCGGATCTCTAAATGAAGATGACGAATACGATGACTATTATTACGAGGAAGATTACTATTATGAAGGAGATTATACCGAAACATCCACCGAAGATGAAGATCTAAAAGAGGAAGAATATTGGGATAATCGTACCTATAGATACCGAAATTACAGTTACAATTGGAGACAGCGAGACAACCCATGTGACGATGCCTACTATGACGACAACAAAATAGTATCTCAAAATTTATTGGCTTCAAATCTAGGAGTCATCGTTAAGCAAGGCGCAGATAATACCTACTATTTTGCTGTTACCGATATTTTAAATACCAATCCAGAGGCAAACGCGTCAATCAAATTATTTAATTTCCAGCAACAAGAAATCGGTTCTTTATTTACAAATACTGAAGGTCTAGCAACTTACAAAGGCAATAAATATGCATCATTTGCTATTGTGACCAAAGGAAAAAACACGAGTTACTTAAGACTTACCGACGGAAATTCGCTTTCTCTAAGTAAGTTTGATGTCTCCGGAAACAAATTACAGCGCGGACTAAAAGGCTATATCTACGGTGAGCGAGGTGTCTGGAGACCTGGAGATTCACTATTTCTAACCTTTATGCTCAATGATAAAGCCAACGAGCTCCCAAAAGGACATCCTGTAAAAATGGAAGTGACAGATCCAAACGGAAAACTGGTTTATAAAAATATCACTCAAGATCATATCAATAATTTTTACAAATTTATAGTTCCTACTTCTTCGGAAGGAAAAACAGGAAACTACAACGCAAAAGTATCGGTTGGAGGCGCACAATTTTACAAAGCCCTTAAAATAGAAACCGTAAAACCTAACCGTTTAAAAATAAAAATTGATTTTGAAAATAACATTCTTTCCAGCAAAGCACCTCTTGATGGAACATTAGATGTAAAATGGTTACATGGTGCGCCAGCAAAAAATATTGAGGCAGAGGTAAAAGCTAAATTTAGCAGCTCAAACACCAATTTTGAGGGCTATAAAGATTATGTGTTTAATGATCCTACACGACAATTCAATACTGAAGAGCTTAACGTTTTTGAAGGTAATCTTGATGAAGAAGGAAAAGCAAGCATAAACACAAAACTAGACATCGGTAAAAACGCTCCAGGAATGCTCACCGCCCAATTTTTGGTGAGAGCTTTTGAAAATGGAGGCGATTTTTCTCTAGATGCATTCACAAAGCCATACTCTCCCTATGACTCTTATGTGGGTTTAAAATCTCCTGAAGGTAATTATTACGGGTCTTATTTTACAGATACCAATCAAACATTTGACCTTGCTACCGTTGATAAAGATGGAAAACCTGTAAAACGTGATAATCTTGAAATCAAGGTTTATAAGGTAGAATGGCGCTGGTGGTGGAATTCCTCTTACGATAATCTTTCAAATTACGTGTCGAGCAGCTATCACAGACCTGTTTTAGACCAGAAAGCATCTACAGGAGCAAATGGCAAAACAACTTTCACCCTCAAGATTCCAGAGAATGATAAAGGACGTTACCTCATTAGAATTTACGATCCTGTAAGTGGTCACGCAACAGGACGCACAGCATATTTTTATAAAAACTGGTCTGGAATGTCAACAGGAGATGACAAAGAAGCTGCAAAAATGTTAGTATTTGCTAGTAACAAGGATAAATATATGGTTGGCGAAACTGCTAAAATTAAATTCCCGTCAGGTAATGAAGGTCGAGCGTTGGTGAGTATAGAAAACGGATCTGATGTGATTGATTACAAATGGGTAAAAACCTCAAAAGGTGAAACATCTATAGATATTCCTATTACTTCGGAAATGGCTCCTAATGTGTTTGTGAATATTTCACTATTACAACCTCATGCTGTAACGAGCAATGATTTACCCATACGATTGTATGGAGTCATCCCAATTTTGGTAGAAGATCCTAAAACCATTCTAGAACCAGAGTTGAGAATGGCAAGTGTATTAAGACCAGAACAGGATTTTGAGATTGTCGTTTCAGAAAAAAATAATAAGGCCATGACTTATACTGTGGCTATGGTTGAAGAAGGTTTGCTGGATTTAACACGTTTTAAAACGCCCAATGCATGGGATGAGTTCTATTCACGTGAAGCACTTGGCGTAAAAACCTGGGATATTTTTGATGATGTAATTGGTGCCTATTCTGGAAGTATAGATCAAGTCTTTGCGATTGGTGGTGATGGCAGTGCTGCAAAAGGTAAGAACAAAAAAGCCAACCGCTTTAAGCCAGTAGTCACTTATTTAGGACCTTTTGAATTGAAAGCTGGACAGAACAAAACCCACAAAATTAAGCTGCCAAATTATATAGGTTCCGTTCGTACAATGGTTGTTGCAGGAAATAATCAAACCGAAGCCTACGGTAGCACAGACAAAACGGTTGAGGTTAAAAAACCATTGATGGTATTGGCAACGCTTCCGCGGAAATTAAGTCCGGGAGAAAAAGTAACGCTTCCAGTAACGGTTTTTGCTATGGAGCCTAATGTCAAAAATGTAAATCTTAGTTTGAAATTAAGCGATGGGATCACTGTAGTGGGCAATGCAACTCAACAACTCAGTTTTGCAAAACCAGATGAGCAAATGGCATACTTTAAGCTCGATGTTTCAAAAGCAAAAGGAATCAATACTGTAGAAGTAATTGCTACTGGCAATGGTGAAAAATCAACGTACAAAGTGGAGTTGGATGTGACGAATCCTAACCCAATAACGTCTCGATATGAGAATGCCAAATTAGAGGCTAATGCTTCGGAAAGTTTAAACTTTTCAACCTTTGGCGTTCCCGGAACAAATACCGCTATCGTTGAGTTTTCAACGCTTCCGCCAATGGATTTTACTAAACGATTGGAGTATTTAATTCGCTATCCTCATGGGTGTGTTGAACAAACGACGTCTGGCGTATTTCCGCAGTTATTCTTAACCGATATTTTTGATTTGAAATATGAGAAAAAACAGGAAATACAATCCAATATTGAAAACGGAATCAATCGTTTAGGTAATTTCCAAAGACCAAATGGCGGATTAAGTTATTGGATTGGTGAAAATACCGCCAACGATTGGGGAACGAGCTATGCAGGACACTTTATGTTAGAGGCAGAAAAGAAAGGATTTGTACTCCCATTAACGTTTAAAAGCAATTGGATACGCTACCAAAAACAGGCTGCTAGAGATTGGAGACCTAGTTATAGAAATTATAATTCAGATTTGGCACAAGCATACAGATTATACACTTTGGCATTATCTGGAAATGCAGATTTAGCATCCATGAACAGGTTACGAGAATTTACCGAAATTTCAAACGAGGCAAAATGGCGATTAGCAGCTGCTTACGCGTTGGCTGGACAAAAAGAAGCTAGTGAAGAACTTTCAAAACGCGCTAATATTAACTTTAAGCCACAAGAATATAATTATTATACGTATGGCTCTGTCGATAGAAATCGAGCAATGGCTTTAGAAACAATGATTATAACGAAAAACCCTAAAGCGCGTGATCTTGCAGAGCAGATTGCTAAAGATTTGTCCAGCAATCAATGGATGAGTACGCAAACAACTGCTTACAGTTTATTGGCAATGGCCAAGTTGGTTGAAGCAAATGGAGGTAAGGACATGAACTTCAATTACACATTTAATGGTAATACGGAAACGATAAGCACCAAGAGCACGATTGCTCAAAGAGAGCTTGCGGTTAAAGATGGCTCAAATATGTTAACACTTGAAAATAATATTGGTAATCTCATTTATGTAAGAGTTTTAAATTCTGGTCAGTTGCCATTAGGTGAAGAATTAGTTGAGCAGCGTGGTTTGGGAGTATCGGTTATTTATCAAGACCTCAACGGTAACCGTATAAATGTGGACAAATTACAACAAGGTCAAGATGTTGTGGCAAGAATTACGGTGAGCAACAAAGATGATAATCGTGTTCACGATGTGGCGCTAACACAAATTTTCCCGTCTGGTTGGGAAATTGTAAACACAAGTTTTACAGATTATGGTGATACTACAACGAGTCAAGCGAGATATACAGATATTCGTGATGACCGGGTTAATTTCTATTTCGATCTTGGAGCTAGTGGTCAAAAAGATGGCGAAAAAGTATTTACAGTAATGCTAAATGCTGCATATTTAGGCAACTATTACCTCCCAGGCACACAAGTAGAAGCGATGTATGATAATGATTTCTTTGTTAGAAATAAAGGAAGTTGGATTGAGGTTGAAAAGTGA
- a CDS encoding antibiotic biosynthesis monooxygenase family protein, with protein MKKNNLYYAVIFTSTQTKDVEGYTEMAIQMEHLAKKQKGFLGMESARNDIGITVSYWESLEAIKNWKQQTDHLVAQQKGRTNWYHWYKVRICKVEREYEFFN; from the coding sequence ATGAAAAAGAACAACCTATACTATGCAGTAATTTTTACCTCAACACAAACCAAAGACGTCGAGGGCTACACCGAAATGGCAATACAAATGGAACACCTTGCTAAAAAACAAAAGGGATTTTTAGGGATGGAAAGTGCAAGAAACGACATTGGAATTACTGTAAGTTATTGGGAAAGTTTAGAAGCCATTAAAAATTGGAAACAACAAACCGATCATTTGGTAGCCCAGCAAAAAGGTAGAACCAATTGGTATCATTGGTATAAAGTTAGAATTTGTAAGGTAGAGCGCGAATATGAATTTTTTAACTAG